One Mesorhizobium shangrilense genomic window carries:
- a CDS encoding DUF429 domain-containing protein, translating into MIVQNRVLVGVDGCKAGWIAVIGNPDAAPVAKVVASFAVLLAALPADAVVAVDMPIGLPEFSQRGGRGPEALVRPLLGQRQSSVFSIPSRAAVYADTDEFTTIEAWYSAHRRASDVAKTTSDPPRGVSIQAFGIFSKIREIDALLIARPELRGSVFESHPEVAFCRLNGDRAMQLPKKIKGAINPAGMEERKALLCRHGYGRAFLDQAPPRGAAADDFLDAAAMMLIAGRIASGKATPFPNPPLTDRFGIPIAIWA; encoded by the coding sequence GTGATCGTCCAAAACCGCGTGCTTGTCGGCGTCGACGGCTGCAAGGCCGGCTGGATCGCCGTCATCGGCAATCCGGATGCCGCGCCCGTGGCGAAAGTCGTTGCATCCTTCGCCGTACTGCTTGCGGCACTTCCCGCCGATGCGGTCGTCGCCGTCGACATGCCGATCGGCCTGCCGGAGTTTTCGCAAAGAGGCGGGCGCGGACCGGAGGCGCTGGTGCGGCCGCTGCTTGGGCAGCGCCAGTCCAGTGTCTTCTCCATCCCCTCACGCGCCGCCGTCTATGCCGACACGGACGAGTTCACCACGATCGAAGCCTGGTATTCAGCCCACCGCAGGGCAAGCGACGTAGCCAAGACCACATCCGATCCGCCACGCGGCGTTTCGATCCAGGCGTTCGGCATCTTCTCCAAGATCCGCGAGATCGATGCATTGCTGATCGCGCGGCCGGAGTTGCGCGGCAGCGTCTTCGAATCCCATCCGGAGGTCGCCTTCTGCCGGCTGAATGGCGACCGGGCCATGCAACTGCCCAAGAAGATCAAGGGCGCCATCAATCCGGCCGGCATGGAAGAGCGCAAGGCGCTGCTCTGCCGGCACGGCTATGGCCGTGCCTTTCTCGATCAGGCACCGCCGCGCGGCGCGGCCGCCGACGATTTTCTCGATGCGGCGGCAATGATGCTGATCGCCGGCCGCATCGCCAGCGGCAAGGCCACGCCATTTCCCAACCCGCCGCTCACCGACCGTTTTGGCATACCGATCGCCATCTGGGCGTGA
- the pdxY gene encoding pyridoxal kinase PdxY, which yields MSAEHTDAPRAVIVISSHVVRGSVGNRAAVFALEMLGFPVWAVPTVILPWHPGHGRATRIVPPLDQFKAMMADLERAPWLGEVGAVLSGYLGEAGQAEAVASLVSAIKARTPDAIYICDPVMGDKGGLYVPEPTAAAMRDRLMPIADIATPNRYELEWMAGAPLPDLKSTIAAALHAGPSTMLVTSAPSMMTGGTGNLLLNGSQALLAEHRLIDKPPNGLGDLTAAVYLARTLSGQPAVKALQSTTAAVYEILARTAKRGGDELQLETDAQSLSHPMAMVQLRHLTHPGRDRRA from the coding sequence ATGAGCGCCGAACACACCGACGCGCCGCGCGCGGTCATCGTCATCTCCAGCCATGTCGTGCGTGGTTCGGTCGGCAATCGTGCCGCCGTCTTTGCGCTGGAAATGCTGGGCTTCCCGGTTTGGGCGGTGCCGACGGTCATCCTGCCCTGGCATCCGGGCCACGGCCGGGCAACGCGCATCGTGCCGCCGCTCGACCAGTTCAAGGCGATGATGGCCGATCTCGAGCGCGCGCCGTGGCTGGGGGAGGTCGGCGCCGTGCTGTCGGGCTATCTCGGCGAAGCAGGCCAGGCCGAGGCGGTCGCCTCGCTGGTTTCAGCGATCAAGGCCAGGACGCCGGACGCCATCTACATCTGCGACCCGGTGATGGGCGACAAGGGCGGTCTCTACGTGCCGGAACCGACAGCCGCCGCCATGCGCGACCGGCTGATGCCGATCGCCGATATCGCCACGCCCAACCGCTATGAGCTGGAATGGATGGCCGGCGCACCGCTGCCCGACCTGAAGTCGACCATTGCGGCCGCGCTCCACGCCGGACCGTCGACCATGCTGGTCACCTCGGCGCCGTCGATGATGACGGGCGGCACCGGCAATCTGCTGCTCAACGGCAGCCAGGCGCTGCTGGCCGAGCACCGCCTGATCGACAAGCCGCCGAATGGACTGGGCGACCTGACGGCGGCGGTCTACCTGGCGCGTACCCTGTCCGGTCAGCCGGCGGTCAAGGCGCTGCAGTCGACCACGGCCGCGGTCTACGAGATCCTGGCGCGCACGGCCAAGCGCGGCGGTGACGAATTGCAGCTTGAAACCGACGCGCAGAGCCTGTCGCATCCGATGGCCATGGTGCAGCTTCGCCACCTCACGCATCCAGGGCGGGACCGCCGGGCGTGA